GAAAAAGACAACAAGTTGTgtaaagcgatatcaaaacaatCTGTCAGCCTAAAAGAACTAAATGAAACATACAGGATATTTTTGCACCAAAACTAGTAACTTGGGATGCATGATATAATCAATTAGTATTCAGATACAGGTTGCCAGAACTCAGTATATTGAGAGCATAATTACAATAAATACTGCAGATAGCTGAAGGCACACAAGCACAGTTGCATCCAGAAGTGCTCTTGTTCATACATGTATAAGCACACTTTGGCTTCCagtgagaatcagaccaaattaAGCGGAATGAAACAAGCTATTCATTCACTTTCATTTTTGATGTCTTCATGTTCTTTTTAAAATAAAGGCATTTTTCTTAATGAGACATTTCTCTACATCACATTTTCGTAATCTCTCAGTTATTGAGTTAAATCTCTAATTTGGTGTGTGcaattgtcttttttttcttgtttttttgcgcatgtgtgtgtgtgtgcacgtgggGTGATTTATAGGGCCTCATAATGCTTCCCGGTTAGGTTCAATCCACATATACATCTTAATCTAGTCTCTCAGATCCATATGGCTTGTTAATGTACACCTGTACGCCTTTACACACCAGTGTTGTTCTCAGGTCTCAGTCTTCGGTCACCGACGCATACTTTTTTGACCTGATGCATTGGTCTGACCCCTTGCAAGTCAACCGTCGATAGGTAGGAAGTTGTCTGACAGAACAAGCTTTTAGTAGCAAGAACATtggacctatacatatttttaaTCGAAGcccaactgacctattgtcttgtgagtctgggaacaacactggacACTTCACTCAGTGTCCACATCACCTTGGCTTGTCATAGCTAACGCAACAATTAAACTGCAACAACAAATTCTCTTTGCACTCGCCCTTGAACTGAGAAGTTTGTTGCTATTGGGAAGGTGGCTAAGGTCAACAGTTAGGTATGAACAGTTCAACTTTGCTGATGCACAAAGTTGCACCTGCTTCTTGATCCCTATTGAACGCCACCTGATCATCATGCACGGCAGCTGTGAGAGTTTGCGGCCATCAACCTTGACTTGACTCGAGTATGAGctgaacacacatgcacacaagaaAAGACAAGTGTAAAGGACACATGATGTTTATTGCAGTCTTATTTACAGTTCAGTGTTATATACTGGTAACAAGTTGCTGGGTAAagtaaataaaattatttttttccctgcagcgaatgatttttttgtttctgtttgttcatgcaacaatatttttcatttcttttcagGTGCCTTTGGTTACTTGGAAATCACTCATGACATCTCAAAGTACTGCAAAGCCAATGTCTTCAGCGAAATTGGCAAGAAAACACCTCTGGCTATTCGATTTTCTACTGTGGGTGAGTTATTTCAACAGTTTACTCTGTGATTAGTTTCCAACAGATACATTAATACACCTCTTTACGTATTTCTCTGATTAAAAAAACTACATGTCGGGGAGAAAAGCTGATAAGTCAAAATCATGTACAATCAGTTGCTTCctgagaggacagcacgtttcatcctgcagtccggactgacgatctaacagcgaacgacaagaaaaagaagttgCTTACTAGCAAAAGATTGTTCTGTGCACTGCGTTAATTCTTTTCCATGCCTGTGAACATCCAGGTGGAGAGAAGGGGTCTGCGGACACAGCCAGGGACCCTCGTGGCTTTGCGGTCAAGATGTATACGGAGGAAGGCAACTGGGATTTGGTGGGCAACAACACTCCCATCTTCTTCATCAGGGACCCTATACTGGTaggttgtgtgtgggtgtgtgcacatgcgttctctttctgtctgtctctgtttttctctccaacttcctctctctctctctctctctctctctctctctctctctcatgtttgCTCTCTCTGTTtgctctctctgtttttcacacacaaaaatgtcacACACTGACAGCTGCatacgcgtgcacacacacacacacacacatgagaaaAATATAATCACAACACATTTGAGCTTTTGCATACACTCTTCATTCACTTTATCTTTATGTAATTCTTTTCACCTGAAACTCATATAGGCTGTTCTTGCATGTTCCAGTTTCCAAGCTTTATCCACACACAGAAGAGGAATCCTGCTACCAACCTGAAGGTGTGTTGAATTTTTATTAAAAGATGTACTGCAGTAGATTCAGATGAATTtaaacttttttgtgtgtgtctttgattAGAAGTTCTGTGTGTCGTGTGGTCAGGAGGGTGGTGCGGAAACAGCACATGCATGTTGATAGATCATAATCTACCGCAGTGTGACATTATTTACGAACTAGATTATGCCACAAAAGttacatccttttttttttaatttcttgttCACGCTTTCACCCAGTTAGCTTTGAGCGAGGCATCCTGGCTGACCAAGAGGGGGACAGTCTTGAGTTGACTGCAAGATCTGTACTCGATGCTCTAGTTTTGTATTAAGTAGCGCTTAGTTCTCTTAGTTTTGCTTTCAAGAGGGACTTCATTCTCTTAATTTTTGAAAATCTCAGGACCCCGACATGTTCTGGGATTTCATCACCCTCCGGCCGGAGACCACTCACCAGGTGTCCTTCCTGTTCTCGGACCGTGGCACACCCGACGGCTACCGCCACATGAACGGCTACGGTAGCCACACCTTCAAAATGGTCAACAAGGACAACAAGGCCGTCTACTGCAAGTTCCACTTCAAGGTACTGTGTGTACGCATGTGTGTGTCGTTGAGAGGCTGGAtggagggtgtgtgtttgtgtgtgtgtgtgtgtgtggagggtgaGTGTGTGGAGGGTGGTGTGAATGGAGGGTCACTGGGTATAATTGTGTgtatgaaaatgtgtgtaagtGAGAGCGTGTGTTTACGATTATTAGTTTTGAACTATCAGAGTGTAATTAATTATTCTCAGTTTATTTTCACATGGGATGGGCAGGCTGAGGCTTTGTATTTAAGCTGATCACATTGCAAGAGAGGTGAAGCCCTCTTTGGAGATTGGTTCATCATTGTGGTCGATATCAAGGTGCATCACACAGTGActttctaaaaaaaatgaaagggGCTAAGTAACTGATCATCAATTTGATCACAAGCTGCAAGGTTACACTGCAGATCTTGTTATGCATGATTACAGATTTTCACCAATTTTGACTGGTGTTTCTTGTGCATAGGCACATTCAATGAAGAGGTATATATATACTGAAGTGCCTAGTTCTTGCATCTATCCCAACAGACAGACCAGGGCATCAAGAACATGATGGCTGACAGGGCGGATAACCTCTCAGGCAGTGACCCTGACTATGCCCAGCGTGACCTCTACAATGCTATCGCCGATGGCAACTTCCCCACCTGGACAATGTACATCCAGGTCATGACCTTTGAGGAGGCTGAGAAATTCCGCTGGAATCCTTTTGATCTGACAAAGGTACACTTGGAATGTTttgtttatatataaaaaaaattatttcttaTTTAGCTCTTTATGAAAAAAGTTGACATAACTCTAGGTTGTGAAGTTCGCATTAGCTTGTCACATTTTACATTCTTTGTCCTTATTCTTACCCACGAATTGAGGTAAACGAGATGAGACAGGTGGTGAAAGTAGATATGCCTAACTGATTCATTTCAGGcctttttttttgctggaaggGATGCATTCGaagatgtgttttgttttttaagtcatctgttgtttgctgtttgtttgttttttcattgttttctttttcttctgctatGTGACATTTGATCATAAACCTTGAATCCACTTTAATGTCTTTCTTTGGTTTTCTGTTAATTGATTGCATTGATATTTTGTTGGTGAACGAGGAAGActggttgttggtttgttttcgTGGACCAGGATGTTCAGGCAGGGCAGATTCatccaacttcttcttcttctgcgttcgtgggctgaaactcccacatacactcgtgttttttgcacgagtggaattttacgtgtatgaccgttttttaccccgccattcaggcagccatacgccgttttcggaggaagcatgctgggtattttcgtgtttctctaacccaccgaactctgacatggattacaggatctttttcgtgcgcacttggtcttgtgcttgcgtgtacacacgggggtgttcggacaccgaggagagtctgcacacaaaggtCCAACTTCATTTTTGCCTTCACCATGGTCACTTTTTAGGTCTGGCCCCACAGCGAGTTCCCTCTGATCCCTGTGGGCCGCATGGTGCTGAACCGCAACCCCAAGAACTATTTCGCAGAGGTGGAACAGATTGCCTTTTCCCCCATCCACATGGTGCCTGGCATCGAGGCCAGCCCAGACAAAATGCTGCAGGTGGGTACTCAACGATGTATTTTGTCTGCATAACAGATTTCTCATTTAAGTTAAAGAGGGGAACATTTATTGAAAGTAAAGATGTAGTCAGGAAGCATCCTTTAATAGACTTTGTGTTTGAAGTAACAGTGTTTGCTTCGCAGTTATGTTCTCAAAGGTAGTTCCAATGCAAGTTCTTCTCTGGTTATCAAAGTATGAAAGtcccttccttcttcttctgttgataccccccgcgggttagggggaagaatttacccgatgctccccagcatgtcgtaagaggcgactaacggattctgtttctctttttacccttgttaagtgtttcttgtatagaatatagtcaatttttgtaaagattttagtcaagcagtatgtaagaaatgttaagtcctttgtactggaaacttgcattctcccagtaaggtcatacattgtactacgttgcaagcccctggagcaaatttttgattagtgcttttgtgaacaagaaacaattgacaagtggctctatcccatctcccccctttccccgtcgcgatataaccttcgtggttgaaaacgacgtaaaacaccaaataaagttcTTCTGTTGATTAACAAAGAAAGCACATATTTGTTATCGCTTTTGCTTTCAAAACTTACAGCAGTGTGACATTGTTATTTGAGTTAGTTAACTAGATTATAAGAGTCTTTTTATGTTTGACAACACATCATATTTTATACATGCACACAGAGGGAAGGTACCTCAACTGCTTCAATCCTATGAATTCTGTTTTAGGGTCGCTTGTACTCGTACTCTGACACCCACCGCCATCGCCTGGGCAGTAACTACCTGCAGCTGCCGGTCAACTGCCCCTTTAACAACAGGGTCAAGAACTACCAGCGTGACGGACCGCAGTGTGTCGAAAACCAGGGTACGTGTAAACTCTTTTGTTGTCCATCCATTAGAGACGTGGTAGCTCGCTTGGCATAGTACGTACTGGATTTGTGTTCCTCAGATCACAGGTTTGAATCCAGACTAGGAAAGAGACAGGTCAATTTTATGTGATGACTTTGAGACAATTTATTTGTCCCATCCTAATGTCATTGccatggcacgtaaaagaccttggtaaTTCTGCCAGAAGTGCAAGTGGGTGATTACATCTAAACAGGCACACTcctgggtagcgcaactcttgTTGCCATTGGGTGGGAGTCGCCAGTCGCATTGGGTGGGCACCTTCGAGGCTGAGGGCCCGGCACAGTCTTCACCTGGCTGCGACCCATGAAGACGACACCATCACGTTaattcgttgatgacacaaccatttgtcaaaagtagcgtaggcacccggtctgctccccgcctaaaaaggccagtgccgttccgtcttcaagggactgcgtgggtttcatttcggagttttccttctcctagacgagtttccttccatggatgatgagcctcctctaccctcgttttgaattcagggtggtcttctcttaggatagctgcctgccagggttgacgagcctatcctgcccggctatttgacccatagctgggaATTGTTGCCATTAATTTCCACTGAAAAGAatcgacccaaatttcccaacAATGTGACAACAAAGCATTGTTCAGCCTAAATTTTATTATTGTTCATGCAACATTGCATATTTTTGGTTGCAAACAAGGAAACAAGGAAATGTTGGTACTCTCCTTGTATacgtggctctatcccatctcccccctttcccctatcccatctcccccctttccctcgtcgcgatataaccttcgtggttgaaaacgacgttaaacaccaaataaagaaagaagagttgttcttcagtactagtgacagaaagggggaaaagtggtcaaaattcaaatctctagttttgtttttgaaatatagcttttcataaagcagaaatactgtaatatctgatgtacataagaaaaaatcactgcttcacatggttcttacataatctaacttttaaagctggtttttgtgtgtctgtgtgtatgtttgtatgatgacgataggacccaaaacggctgcacggactgagacaagaattgcagagaatgttctttgccactcgagtcgtgtcatagggtacttttggaatagcaaatttgacaggattctttaaaaaacggcggaaaacattatataccctgtgagctatcgaggatcctccccgtcggggctgtcgaaacatggtcttgttaaaagacgttttcaaatggttaacggggagatacactcgaagcacatttagcgaagttatgttgccaaatcatcaaagatcaacatttcactacactatatgttatactcttactttctcccaagcgcaagacaaattcttctatgaaaattgaagccaataaaatttgagttgagttgagttggggatcgatgcacacagtcgaaatagatttgactttcacacgaccgaagactacttactagcagactagcagacgacaagatctaaatatttagatcagtgagagcaatccgttgaagaacagttactccgcttatttgtcttcagttaagcttatttcccctgccataagtttccttgcagatctgcagtcgcgtagtgaaatgaactagtgtcatcggaagattcttctcagtcaataatcgaagcacagtaagttctatgctgacaaaagtcacttttgAAAAACATGACCATTGACTTCCTTTATGaacccaaaggtaacaatatcgacaagaatgtacgcatttgacattaaatgaaagttcatagacagtttccaactcgccagatctgccaaagagccttcatttgtgaaaaacgacgattttaatcagacaggtatcggaaacaaccTCTTGGTAACCTGCGTTTCTCCTTccgaggcgacgtgacggcgccacatttgtttgtttatggctctttatcgcgaaacaacacagttgaaatttgtgtgtaaaatatcataaatgtgtggcgtgtaatctccgaatcagttcgttatctgcgtttcgatggtaattcagtcagagtggagttactttgaatcgaaggcgagggtaacctgcgttgcatgtgggacggcgtgaacaaatttgattgcaataatttatacaggaagtaaatttcaatgattctggctcagtcttgtagatctgttatgcagtgttttggtagtgtatctgcttttctactatgaagctcatttggagtgatacgctgatcgaagtggggtaccctatgtgggacatcagccgtatgtagattacgcctcagaacactctcgcatttcacaaagacaacaataatttgcaacatttcaagaactgcatcaattttattagatactatttcaacaaaaacagcacaaacacgactattttcaacaacacagaacgggaggtaagtcttcaaagacgcaccaattgggcgttcccgtttttggacgccatttttgctagcattttcacagtaaatcttaatatttccatatctattgaatgattttggtattttctttaattgtgccgattctcctatctctctggcatgtactgggtgctttgtgaccagtttcttccctagactgtattgaaaaatgcgtccgtgtgagctgacccccacttgtgaccagtagcaaagaacaactcatacacactttctctctctccatcttgcTCTTTCTATCTCATGCACATACagttctgtgaggttaccttcAAGGAAATGTGTGTTGCTTTCTCCTTGGGAAAAGAAaggtgttttccaagccctgagactttcgctgtgaacttcaGATCTTTATCCCtcacacaggggtgttcaacACCGATAAAAAGTCAAACCCACACCAACCAACTGGCTTCCAAGCCAGCCAGTGCACTACCAACAGAGCTGTCAagcttttcttcctttttttcagCTGGTGCCCCCAACTACTACCCCAACAGCTTCTCCGGCCCTGTGGACAACACCAAGAATCTGGAGTGTCCTTGCCCCTTCTCTGGAGACGTTCAGCGCTACAACACCGCTGACGATGACAACTTCTCGCAAGTGACATTATTTTACAACCAGGTATGCTTGGTGTCACTGTTATTTCTCAAAAGTTATAACCTTTTACACTAAGGTAAGCTTGGTGTCTGTCATTTCTCACAAATTACAACCTTTTACAACAAGGTATGCTTGGTGTCACTGTCATTTCTCACCAGTTACAAGCTCTGTCATCCAAAGGGGAAGATAACCACCATATTGGTAGTTGTACTCAGTCCTCAGAGGGTTGGTGTTAGTGTCATTTGGATGGCTTGGAGAAGTCAGGATAGCAACAGtctttgttgttggtgtggtgCGTCTGTAAAATCTTTGAATGCTCAGTTAAACAGAGTGGATGATTCACATGGCCTGCAGGGCGGTGTTCTGTCACAGTGATCACAAATCTGAAACTACATCATTTAGAAGTATGTAGGTTATGATGTGTTTGGAGAAaagtacaagtgtgtgtgtatctatgaGTTGCTTACATGGCACAAAATGACCCGCGGCAGGTGTTTTTAGTGGAGGCGAATGTATTGAGGATGGTTCCGAGACATTTTCAGTCATTGTAAAATGATTTACACAGTAAGTTAAACATAGTAGACAGCAAAAGTTTGGGATTCTGCAGAGAGTGGGAAAAGCGAAGATGGAGGTCACTTAACATTGAAATCTTTTGAGATTTCCAGAGAGAACTGGATTATATTGTTCCGTATTATGCTGAAATTATTCTAGATGCATAGAGAGCAAAGGAAGGTCATGGAGGAGGCAGGCGCGGGTCTTAGCGTATTTTCATCTGTGCCTGCATGTAACATTACTATTTTTCTTCCAGGTTTAAACTAAACCCCTTGACTCACTTTTTCCAGGTTCTGAAACCAGAGGAGCGTGCTCGTCTGATCGAGAACATTGCCGGTCACCTGAAGGACGCCCAGGACTTTATCCAACAGAGAGCGGTCAGCAACTTCAGTCAGGTGGATGCCGACTTTGGCAGCCGACTGCGGAAATCTCTGGATGCTTTCAAGAAGCCTGAGGTGAATATAAATGTTGTAAAAGAGAAATTGAAAAGAGGGGCCGGGGAGGAGGAAGGGGTGGGGA
The sequence above is a segment of the Littorina saxatilis isolate snail1 linkage group LG3, US_GU_Lsax_2.0, whole genome shotgun sequence genome. Coding sequences within it:
- the LOC138962183 gene encoding catalase-like isoform X4, translated to MANRDKCTNQLKEFKDTVTKPETLTTGTGAPVGNKLASLTVGPKGPMLLQDFVYTDEMAHFNRERIPERVVHAKGSGAFGYLEITHDISKYCKANVFSEIGKKTPLAIRFSTVGGEKGSADTARDPRGFAVKMYTEEGNWDLVGNNTPIFFIRDPILFPSFIHTQKRNPATNLKDPDMFWDFITLRPETTHQVSFLFSDRGTPDGYRHMNGYGSHTFKMVNKDNKAVYCKFHFKTDQGIKNMMADRADNLSGSDPDYAQRDLYNAIADGNFPTWTMYIQVMTFEEAEKFRWNPFDLTKVWPHSEFPLIPVGRMVLNRNPKNYFAEVEQIAFSPIHMVPGIEASPDKMLQGRLYSYSDTHRHRLGSNYLQLPVNCPFNNRVKNYQRDGPQCVENQAGAPNYYPNSFSGPVDNTKNLECPCPFSGDVQRYNTADDDNFSQVTLFYNQVLKPEERARLIENIAGHLKDAQDFIQQRAVSNFSQVDADFGSRLRKSLDAFKKPEN
- the LOC138962183 gene encoding catalase-like isoform X1; amino-acid sequence: MANRDKCTNQLKEFKDTVTKPETLTTGTGAPVGNKLASLTVGPKGPMLLQDFVYTDEMAHFNRERIPERVVHAKGSGAFGYLEITHDISKYCKANVFSEIGKKTPLAIRFSTVGGEKGSADTARDPRGFAVKMYTEEGNWDLVGNNTPIFFIRDPILFPSFIHTQKRNPATNLKDPDMFWDFITLRPETTHQVSFLFSDRGTPDGYRHMNGYGSHTFKMVNKDNKAVYCKFHFKTDQGIKNMMADRADNLSGSDPDYAQRDLYNAIADGNFPTWTMYIQVMTFEEAEKFRWNPFDLTKVWPHSEFPLIPVGRMVLNRNPKNYFAEVEQIAFSPIHMVPGIEASPDKMLQGRLYSYSDTHRHRLGSNYLQLPVNCPFNNRVKNYQRDGPQCVENQAGAPNYYPNSFSGPVDNTKNLECPCPFSGDVQRYNTADDDNFSQVTLFYNQVLKPEERARLIENIAGHLKDAQDFIQQRAVSNFSQVDADFGSRLRKSLDAFKKPEPTVGICSEKMHDRHSGKLVGKCCTTL
- the LOC138962183 gene encoding catalase-like isoform X3, with the protein product MANRDKCTNQLKEFKDTVTKPETLTTGTGAPVGNKLASLTVGPKGPMLLQDFVYTDEMAHFNRERIPERVVHAKGSGAFGYLEITHDISKYCKANVFSEIGKKTPLAIRFSTVGGEKGSADTARDPRGFAVKMYTEEGNWDLVGNNTPIFFIRDPILFPSFIHTQKRNPATNLKDPDMFWDFITLRPETTHQVSFLFSDRGTPDGYRHMNGYGSHTFKMVNKDNKAVYCKFHFKTDQGIKNMMADRADNLSGSDPDYAQRDLYNAIADGNFPTWTMYIQVMTFEEAEKFRWNPFDLTKVWPHSEFPLIPVGRMVLNRNPKNYFAEVEQIAFSPIHMVPGIEASPDKMLQGRLYSYSDTHRHRLGSNYLQLPVNCPFNNRVKNYQRDGPQCVENQAGAPNYYPNSFSGPVDNTKNLECPCPFSGDVQRYNTADDDNFSQVTLFYNQVLKPEERARLIENIAGHLKDAQDFIQQRAVSNFSQVDADFGSRLRKSLDAFKKPETTGILASL
- the LOC138962183 gene encoding catalase-like isoform X2, with translation MANRDKCTNQLKEFKDTVTKPETLTTGTGAPVGNKLASLTVGPKGPMLLQDFVYTDEMAHFNRERIPERVVHAKGSGAFGYLEITHDISKYCKANVFSEIGKKTPLAIRFSTVGGEKGSADTARDPRGFAVKMYTEEGNWDLVGNNTPIFFIRDPILFPSFIHTQKRNPATNLKDPDMFWDFITLRPETTHQVSFLFSDRGTPDGYRHMNGYGSHTFKMVNKDNKAVYCKFHFKTDQGIKNMMADRADNLSGSDPDYAQRDLYNAIADGNFPTWTMYIQVMTFEEAEKFRWNPFDLTKVWPHSEFPLIPVGRMVLNRNPKNYFAEVEQIAFSPIHMVPGIEASPDKMLQGRLYSYSDTHRHRLGSNYLQLPVNCPFNNRVKNYQRDGPQCVENQAGAPNYYPNSFSGPVDNTKNLECPCPFSGDVQRYNTADDDNFSQVTLFYNQVLKPEERARLIENIAGHLKDAQDFIQQRAVSNFSQVDADFGSRLRKSLDAFKKPELLKERVAEW